In Isosphaera pallida ATCC 43644, the sequence ACGAGACCGGATCGTCACGTTGAACAATCCATCAACGCCCGAGCGTGTGGTGTTTCGTGAGGTTGGCGGGCAACCGAACCGATTCTAGTCAAGTCGCCGCGGAGTGGTCGGCGACGCAGGAGGGATTTCCGCGCCACCGACCAAGCCACAGAACGGGACCGGACAACCGGATCGCGCGGAGGGATCAACCACGGCGCCGACCCGGGTTGGATTGACGCGCCGCGCCCCGGAACCGGGGATCGAGATCCTCCAGGTTGAGTTGCGGCAGGGTAGGACGACGACGCACCAAGTCACGGATTTGCGCCCGTTGCGCCGCCACCTCCAGCACCGGCGGCACCACGCCCGGCACGCAGTCTGGCTCGATCGGCTCGGCAATGGCGATCAGGTCGCTGTTGTGGATCACTCGCGCCCCCGAACCCCGGTTGGGCAGGGCGGCCACGTCGTCCACGATCAGACGGGTCCGATTGGGACGATGCTTGGTCGGGGCCGGAATCCGCAACTGGCGGTTGAACACGATGTTGTTGCCGATGTGGGCGGTGACCACCTCGCGGAAGTTGTCGCGCCCGGCGTCCATGATGTTGTTGCCGGTCCCGCCGTCGAGGTTGTCGAAGCCGTCCTCACCCAGCAGCACGTCGTCGCCGTCGAAGGGGATCGAACGGTCGCGGGGGCGGTGGACCAAGTTGAAGGTGTCGCCACCGATCAGCCAGTCGTTGCCGTCGCCACCTTGGAGGGTGTCGTTGCCCGCGTTGCCGAAGATCGTGTCGTCGCCGGCTCCGCCGAAGGCGATGTCGTTGCCGTCGCCGCCGGAGATCACGTCGTTGCCGTCGCCGCCGACCAGGGTGTCGTTGCCCGCTTCGCCGAAGAGGAAGTCGTCCCCCTCACCGCCGAAGAGATAATCCTGGCCCGCGCCACCGTAGAGGGTATCATCACCGGCCCGACCAAACAGCACGTCGTCGCCCGACTCGCCGAAGAGCAGGTCGTTGCCTTCACCGCCGCAGAGGGTGTCGCTGTCGAAGAACAGGCTGACCCCGTCGCCGCCCCAGAGCGTGTCGTTGCCCGCACCACCGTCCACGAAGTCGTCGCCGCCGTCGCCGAAGGCGCGGTCGTCGCCGGCACCGGCGTAAATGGCGTCGCTGCCCTCGCCGCCCCGGATGAAGTCGTTGCCTGGCTCGGTGACGAAGCCCGCGTCGAAGTCCGGCACAAACTGTTCACCCAGTAGGTCGTCGCCCAGGCCGCCGAGGATGGTGTCGTCGCCGAGTTCGCCCACGATGCGGTCGTTGCCCGCGCCGCCGTCCAGGAAGTCGCCCGAACCGATAGTCGCCGGAACGATCGTGAGGGTGGCGATGTCGAAGTCGGCGTCGCCCAGGATCAGGTCGTCGCCTTCTTCGCCAGTGATGACGTCGGCACCTTGGCCGCCCAATAAGGTGTCGTCGCCGCCGCCGCCGCGGATGGTGTTGTTGCCCGCCACGCCGCGGACCAGGTCGTTGCCCGCGTCACCTTGAATCAGGTTGTTGCCGCTGGTCCCGTGCAGCTGGTCATTGCCCGGACCACCAATCAGGGTGTCGTCGGTCAGGTCGCTGGTGACGCCGATCAGGCCGCCCCACAGGGTGTCGTTGCCCGCCTCGCCGTCGAGCAGGTCGGTGCCAGCTCCGCCTTGGATCAGGTCGTTGCCCGCGCCGCCGGTGATGGTGTCGTCGCCGGCCCCGCCGACCAGCGAATCGTCGCCGCCGTTGCCCTCGATGGTGTTGTTGCCATCTTCAACCGGGTTGTTGTTGCCGGCCCCGCCGAAGATGGTGTCGTTCAGGTCAGAGCCCCGCAGCAAGTCGTTGCCCGGACCACCGATCAGCACCAGGCCGGGCGTGCCGGCCGGCAGCGGATTGATCGCCGAGTTGCCCGCGCCCAGGGTGTCGTTGCCCTCACCGCCGTTGAGCACCACCCGGAGGTTACGCGACACTTCCGCGTCGCTGACGATGCGATCGTCGCCCGCGCCGCCCAGGACGGTCAGGGTCTCGTCGATGGTCGGGCCGAAGACCCGCACGGTGGCCGAGAGACCCTGAATCAGCACTGGACCAGCCGCGTTGGGCCGAGCCACGCCGATGTCGTCGGCTCCCACGGTGCCGCTGACCTGATACGAGTCGGTCCCCGCCCCGCCATCCAGATCGACCAGCCGCAGGTTGGTGGTGGACAGGTCGTTGACGATGTAAGAATCGTTGCCCAGGCCGCCGACCAGCGAGACGTGTTCCAGGTCGCCCTCGACACTGGCTCCGGCCACAGCCAGGCGGAACTGGGCCCCCAGGCCGGGCGAGCCGATCGCGGCGTTGGCCCCCAGCACGAAGGTGTCGTTGGCGTTGGTGCCGTTGATCACGGCCGCGTCCACGCCGTCGCCGCCCACGATCGTATCGGCTCCGCTGTCGCCGGCGTTGATCACGAAGGTGTCGTTGCCGACGCCACCGAGCAACAAGTCATTGCCTGCGCCGCCAATGATGAGGTCGTCACCGTCGCCGCCGTCGATCACGTCGCCGAACGTCGTGCCGGTTAGGCTGTCATTACCCGCCCCGCCCAGCAGGGTCGCACCCTGGAGGGTGAAGTCGGAGAAGTCGATCGTGTCGTTGCCCGCGCCGCCGTCGGCGGTCAGGCTCTCGAATGTGCCGTTCAGGTCGATGGTGGCATCGTTGAGCGAAACGGACGTGCCCGCCCCGGTGATCGTGTCGGCCGCGTTGGTTCCTTCGATCACCACGCTGTCCCGACCCGCGCCGGGGGTCAGTCCCAACGAGTTGAACGCGCCGCCGGAGACCAAAAGCCCGCCCAGGCTGGAGGAGATCGCCGCGCGACCGGTTCCCAGCGAGGTCACGCGGTGAGTGTCGTTGCCGCCGAAGCCGGTCAGGTTGAGCCGGTTGACGCCGCCCAGCGGGTTGAACCGCACGTCGCCCAGGTTGCTGAAGTTGGTACGGCCCCCGTTGTTCTGGGTGATGAACCCGCTGGTGATCGAGGTGGCCGTCAGGCTGAACACGTCATCGACCAGGGCGGGCACGCCGTCGCCGTCGATGAACAGGATGTCGCCGTCGTTGGGCGCGCCGCCGTTGACGTTGATCGTCGGGATCGCCGCGCTGTTGGGATCGACGGTGGCGATGACGTTAGCGTCCGGCAGATCGGTGACGCCCACCCTCATGCTGCTGGGTTCAACAGCGAACACGTCGTTGCCGCCCAGACCCAGCAGGGTGATCGCCGAGCCGGCCCCCACGCCGAAGTCACGCACCCGAATCAGCGCGAATTGATCGACCCGCGCGGTGTTGTCGTGGACCCAGAACGAGTTGGACGCGCCGTTGCCCCGCACGGTCAGGGTGTCGTCGCCGCCGTTGCCGCCGTTGATGTCGATGCGGTTGATCCCGCTGAAGGCGACCGAGGCGGTGTCGGTGCCGCCGATGACCAGCAGACCCGACTCATTGTCGGCCCCCGGCGCGAAGTCGTAGGAATCGTTGCCCGCGTTGCCGACGACTTCGATGACGTCGTTGCCCGCGCCGGCCTGGATGACGACGTTGGGACCGGTGCCTTGCAGGTCGAACCGAATCCGGTCGTTGCCCGCTCCAGTATCGAGCGTCACCGAGGTGAAACCGTTGGCGACAGGTCCCGGAGTTAGGCCATTGCCGTCGTCAATCACCACGTCGAACCGGCCCACGATCCGAATGTCGTCGGAGACCGCTCCGTTCAATGCGCTGAAGTCGCCCACCGAGGAGGACGGGGAATAGCGAACCTCCACCACGTCGTCCTGGCCGGTGGTGACGATCCGCAGGGTGTCGCCGTCGTTGGGGTTGGCGTTGATGTTGACCTTGTCGATGTTCTGGAAGAACAGAGTGCCCAGGGTGTTGGTTAGGGTGCCAGCGTCAAAGATCCGCCCGCGGCGCGATTCGAAGGCGTTGGCCTCCAGCACCAGTTGGTTGGCGATCTGATCGACGCCGCTGTAGGCCAAGCGGTTGACGCCAGTGCCACCGTTGACCCGCACATCGATGTCCCAGGTGGAAATCTGGGAGGCGAAGGGAGCCACGCTGATGCGGTCGTTCAATGTGCCGGTGCGGATGTTGAGCCGTCGCTGGGCTTGAGGGTTGAAGAAGCCCAGGAAGTTGAGGTCAACTTGAATGGCGGGCAGCTGCCGATTCAGGTCGTTGATCCTCACGAAGAAGGCGCGGGAGGAATTGGGCCGCGGGTCCTGAGGCAGGTCGGGGTTGAAACCATCGATCTGAACGATGTCGGCTTCATCGACGCCGCCGGCGGCCGGGTTGCCTGCGGGATTGACCCCGCCCCGGTCGCCCAACACGTTGATGACGTCGGTGGTGATGCCGATGGTTTCCATTCGGGTCCAGGAGATTTGGCCCTGACCCATGATCGGCAGCAACGTCAGTGGGTTGACTTCACGGACAGCGTAGTTGGGCGGACCCAGCACCGGGTCGGTGTACAGGTCGAATGCCGGGCCGTTGAATTGGAGGCGATCGCCAGGACGAGCCGGATCGGCCGGGTTCATACCGTCGAGATAGATGTCCACCCCGTTGGGCGAGAAGGTCGGGATGAAGAGGTCGCCCAGCGGGCCGGTCTCGTTACCGCCCGCAGCATAAAGCGCTGCCAGGGTGGTCGGATCGAGATTGACGAAAATCAGGGCTCCTAGCCCCTGGTTGAACACCTGCACGACAGAATCGGTGACAAAGAACTCATCCACCGCCGAGATGCCCATCGGAGCGACCTGACTGAAGGCGTTGAATGGACTGCCCGTCGCCGCCGGAGCATTCATGTCGGAAAGACCGACCACCGACACCACGTCTCTGTCGCCCGAGGCGTTGGTGTCGCCGTTGATGAACAAGCCGCCGAAGGTTCGGAACCCTCTGATCCCGACTTGTTGGCCGAACCGCCCATAGTTGGCCGTGCCTTGGCCCACGGTCAAAATCGCCGCGTCAGAACTGGGCTGGAGCGAGACCACGATCCCTTGTTCAGGGTTGGCGATGGTGCCCCAGGCGATGTTGGTGTCATCGGCTAGGGTGAAAATGTCGTCGCCCGCGCCAACGAACTCGATCGGCACCGTCGCCAGAAACTGGCTATCCAGGCCGTTGAGGGTCACGTCGTTGAAGAAGAACCCAGGGGCCAGAGTCACCGTCAACGATCCAGTCGGCGTGACGAAATCGACCGTCTCGCTCAAGCCCACCGAGGAAATTCGCGACACATTGTCGCCCGCCACCCCGTTGTCGCCCAGGGTCACATCCCCTTGAAGGTTGAAGATGAACTGGCGATTGACGGCATTGAGATTGTCGATGATCGGGTCGAGCCCGGTATAGGAAATGCCCCGACCGTCGATGAAAATCGTGCCCGCGTTGGCATTAGTGAAGTTGTGAACCACGGTTTGAGCGTTGATGCTCGTCCCCGCGCTCAGCAGGTTGATCGTATCGAAATCAGCACCACCATTGAAGAAGATTTGGAGAACGTTGGTGATGTTGGAAAAGTCCTGGTTGCGATAATTGACTTCCAGAACGTCGTCGCCAAGGCCGCCGTTGAAGGTGAACCTTCCGATGCCAAGCGTCCCATTGACATAATCGACCGTGGCGGTGTCGCCGCCGTCCAGACCATTGAAGATCAGGTCGAGGCTGTCGAGGAACCGCACCGGAGCCGCGCTGTTGAGAATGAACTCGAGTCGGGTCGCATCGAACCGCCGCAGCAGAAACTCATCGTCGTCGGGGGTGCCATTGACCACCAGGCCAGCCGCGTTGGTGATGTTGACTTCCTGGATCCCGGTGAATTCGATGGTCGGGAAGAATCCGAAAGTCACCAACCCGGAGTCGGGCCCGGTGAAGATGACTTCGACCGTGTCGCCGCCGGCGTTCACGTTTAGAACGTCCGAGCCGGCTCCGCCGTTGATCACATTGATCGAACCGCCCCCCAACAAAGCGGCCGCGACGTTGATCGTGTCGTTTCCGGCCCCGGTGTTGATGGTGGTCGTGGCAAAGGTGACGGAGGTGTTGACATTCACTACATCCGCGCCCGAGCCGAGGTTGATGGTCAGATCGAGTGTGTCGGCTTCGACCATGCTGATGTTGGCTGGAGCCACGCCCGAGACCACCACATTGCCACCGACAAGGTTCAGACCCACCGTGCGTCCGGTGGCGTCGGCCCCGTTGTTGATCGTGACGTTGTTAAAGCCAAGCGTGTTTTGCAGAGTCACTGGGGCGTTGATGGTCTGGGCGCTGCCGGCGCTGCCGATGTTGACGGTGTCGGTTCCACCGAAGCCGTTATAGATGAACTCCTCGCCCGCGAAGGTGGACAGGATGGTGAGCGTGTCGGCGTTGCCACTCCCGATCAGGAGAATACCGCCGTCGAAGATCGCGTTGTTGTTCAGGGTGAACCCGGCGGCGGTCGTGATCCCAGTGGTGGCGTAAGTGAAGGTCTGAGCCGGGGCCGCCGAGAAGTCCACCACCAGATTGTCGATTCCCGCGCCCGCCGACACAACGTTGATCGTCGCTCCGATCAGGTCGGCCCGGCCGGTGACGGTGCCGATCTCAAGCGTGTCGTCACCAGCGCCCAAATCGACACTCACCGTCGAAGCGGGGGCCGCCGGCAAGGTCTGATCTCCGGGCAACGTGCTGTCGAAGTCGAAGTCACTATTAAACCCGAGGTCGCCCTCTGAAAAGCGGTTGTGACGTAGCAAGCCGCCTTGCTGGTCGATCACCAAGGTTTCGGACGCAGGACCGCCCACGAACGAGGCGACTCCGCCGACAAGGGTCGCCGAAAAGGCCAAGAGCGTCCGGTCTTCCAATTTCTCGGGTGACCAGGCGTTCGACGGCTTCCGCTTGCTCTTGAGACGGCGCCCCTGACGCGCCGTCCAATCCGTCCGACCGAAGTAGCTGCTCATCGGTGACTCTCTTGGAGTGAAGACTCTGACCGCGTCCTTTCAACAATCGCTCATCCTTGCATGATGCAGACTCGAAGGCCAGCTGATCGAGGTGGGGAATCGCCTAGCCAACCCATTTGGGAACCCCCCATTCTTCCTATCCGACAGCAACGATGGAAATGAGGAGATCCTCTCTAACCTTACCACTTAGCGAAGACGCTGCAAGGTTGCAAGCCATCCCCCTCCAATTTTTTCTTTTCTTCGCAAAGTTCCCATACCGCCAAGTCCAAGGAACACATTCATTTGGTGCCAATGGAAAGTCGCTTTTCTTTTTTTAACCGAACGAAATGGCACGGCGTTCCACACACGGTGAGCTTAGGTCGAACTCGGAGGAAAACGACAGAGGTAGTTCACCTTGGTCTTGATTCCAAGTTCAAAGCAGCTTACGCTCATGAAAGCGCAAGGTGACGCTCGTTTTTCTCCGCCTCGCCGTAATCCCACCGTCCGGCGTTCCTGAGGATGACTTGGACGGTTTGAACAATGCGTCCAGCCTGATTCTGCACCGCATCGGTTTTCGAGATGCGATTCCAATCGAGGACAGAATCGCATCAAAACAACCCGATTCACGTTGAGTAGTCACGTTTGGAGACCTTCCCGGCGTCGATCACCTCCGCGACGCTCCACGGGATCCTGGCACGTCCCTTCACCGTCGTGGTCCGTCCAAAGTCGCCCATTCCTTCACCCCTCCCACCTGAGCCGCCTCTTGGAGCGTGAGACGATGAATCCGCTGGCGAAGTCGTCCGAGGACGCTCGGGACCACCCGAGTGGGACCGCTGGCGCGCGCCCTTTGGCACCTACTCCGTCGCCGGCTGAACGGCGGGACGGTTCGATTCGTTCGTTCTCGGTGGTTTCGCCGGACGACGACCCCGAAGGCGAATGGAATCCCGAGTCCCGCCGGGCCAACCACGCCCCGCTCACCACGCCCGACTCGGCCTCCACGTTCTCGCGGAGTTCGACGAACCCGTCGAGTTTGACGCAAATCCAGTTTCGGTTGCTCCGCTCCGAGCTGGACTCGCTCCGCCGTCAACGTGACGACGCCCGGCGTCAGTACCGGGCGCTTCAGGACCATTACGAAGCGTTGACCCGCACCCTGATTTCTCCCTCGCGGCTCAAGTTGTTGAGGGCGGAACTCGAATCACTGCGCCGCCAGCGCGACGATGCTCGCAACCAGGTTCGCCGGCTTCAAGAAATGTGCGAGCGTTTGCAACGGCTTCACGACCACGACCAGGCAGCGCTGACCGCCTCGCAGGAGTGGCGTCGTCAACGCGACGAAGCCATGAAGGAGGCCGCGCGGCTACGCAGCGTGCTTCAGGAGTTGTCCCGCACCTCGTTGATCCCTGACGATCTGGTGGATCGCGGCGACTACGAGCGTCTTCAGGAGCAACTTCAGGCCGCGCGGGCCGAGTTGGAACGATTGCGTCACGAACGCCGTCGCCTTCAGGAAACCACGGTTCCGTTGCACGAGTATCAGCTCCTCTCCGAGCGGGTCGAGATGCTCTCCAACCAGCTTCACGAAGAACGAGCCAAACACCGCGATATTCCGCCGCCTCACGAGTTAGAGAACCTGAAACGGGATCGGGAGATTCTGCGCGAATTGGTAGCCAGTCTCGTGGAGGCGCTGGCGCGTCGGCTCTGGACCCTCCAGCCCAGCTCTGAGCTCGAACGCCGGCGCTGGGAGCTTCAGCTCGAACATCTGGTTCAGCCGGACCTCTCTTGGGAGGAACGGTTGGCGATCCTCGCCACGGAACTCCATCGCCTTCTGGAGGTTCGGACGTCGCCCGGGCGGAGTGTCTGCCCGCCAATCGCCCCCGGCGATGGCACGCCGTCCAGCCCCACGCGCGGGGAACCGTTGGCGCAAAGTGCCGCCTCGAGCCGCCAGGGCGCGTCCCGCCTTGCCCAACGACCCGCAAGCCCCCTTGCACGCCCGGCCGATTCCGAACTCCGCTCGGCCGTGCGGTTGCTTGATTCCACCCGCGCCCGCCTCGCTCTGCTCCGCAACGAATACCGCCGCCCCCCCACCTCTTGACCCACCCCGGTCCAATCGGTTTGAATCGCGCGGTTTCCTGACTCCCCCTCACAACGGGCGGCGTCCCGTGAGTTGGCGGAACCAACGTCCGCCGCTGGTTCGACCCTCTTCTCTGAAGCTCCTGAAGGTCCGCGCGATCATGCTGAAGCTCGCCCCGTTGGTGGTGGTTCTGGCCGTGGCCGTCGCCGATTGCGTCTTCGTCCAGCTTTGCTCCGCCGCCGAGGCCGCGGCTCCTCCTAGCGAGACCACGACCACCAACCGGGCGACCGAACTCGCCACCTTGAGTGATGGTCGGGTCGTGCCCGGACGCCTGACGCGGCGGGAACCCGGCGAGTTTGGCTTTCAGCCTCAGGAGAATGAGAACGACCCCGGCGCGGGTTTTGTGCCGTTGGAGCAACTCGGCCTGATCACCCGGGAGGTCGAGCATGATCGGCGTTCGCCGCGTATCGCTCCGCCCCTCCGCGCGTTCTTGGGAGGCGATCAACGTCTTTCGGGCCGCCTGGTCGAACTCACCGCCCAAACTGCGGTGATGGAGCGAGACGCAGATGACTCGGCCCGCACCCAACGGGTCGTTCTTGACCGGGCCGGTCTCATCGCCTTGGCTCAACGGGCCGGGGAAGCGGTGGTCTGGGAAGAGGGGTTCGACGATCCAGCGTTGCCCGGTTGGATCTGTGAGGGTCAAGCCCCGGTCGTGGTCTCCGGCCCGCTCGACGACGGCGGCCAAGCCGGCCAACCCAACGCGAACCCTGCCGACTCCCCGGGGATCGCCAAGCCCCTGACTGGCTCGGGAGCGCTGCGGATCACCTCGGTCAACGGGATGATCCGCCATCGTCTCGCCCAACCCCTCCGCGCCGGTCGCTTGGAACTGGCCTTCGGGGAGCGGGTCCGACGCGCTCCGAATCGTCGCTGGATGGTGGAATTGGTGTTTCGGGAGTCGTCAGCGGCGGTCGAATCCAAACTTCAAGTGATCCTGGGCTGGTCGGAGGAAACCGTCTTGGCGCGTTCCGAACAGGGACCGGGGTTGGGGGTCCAGCGTCTCAACCGTCGCGGGGGCTGGCGGCGTTTGGCCGTCTCGTTTGGTCCCCGGGGCGTCGGCGCGCTGGTCGATGGCCGCGAACTCGCCCGTGGCGGTCCCACCACCGGACCCCTCGCGGAGGTGCGTATCGTCGCCGATCAGGTTGGTGTGGTAGGGTCTGAGGGCCCCGAATCGGTCGCCTTCGTGGACGACCTGCGGCTGGTCAAATCGACTGAACCCCTGGGACGCCCCCAACTCGATCCTCAGCAGGATTCGGTTCGCCTGGTCTCCGGCGATCAACTCTTCGGCACGATCCTGCACGCCGACGACCGCGAGGCGACGCTGGAGTTTGCTAATCGGATGCTCAAGCTGGCGTGGAGCGACCTGGCCGAACTGCGATTCCGAGCTCGATCGCACCCCGCACGCCCCCTGGAAGGATCGTTCGTGCGAGTCGAGTGGCAGGTGGGTCCCGAGCCCGGCGACCTCGACCGCCTCGAAGGCGTTCTCGAAGGACTCGACGACACCACGTTGACCCTCGCCACCAACCGCGCCGGCTCGATCGTGGTGCCCCGCGACCGACTCCGCAAGCTGCAACCTCTGGGACGCTCCTGGCGCTGGGTGTTGGAAGACCGTCCCCGCCACGTCGGCGACGACGACCGCCCCGATCTCGACCCCCCCGCCCCCGAAGGCGCGTCCCTGGAATGGAGCTTCACCTGGGATGGCCCCCCCAACCCGCCGCCCACCCTGGTGTTCGACGTCCTTGACCTGGTGGGAGAAGCTAACGCGCTCTACCTCTCCGACCTAGTGCGCGACGGCGGCATGAGGGCCAACCTCCTGCTCAACGGCCAACCCATCGATTACCTTAACCGTTATGTCCAAACCCGCAACGATCGCCCTGAACGGTTACGCATCCCCCTGCCGCCCAACACCCTTCAGCCCGGCCCCAACACCCTTCATATCAAACAGACCGGAACCAAGGACGACCCCAACAACCTTGACGACTGGATTCTCCTTCAGATGTTCCTGGAACGGGAACTTGACAACCCTCATTCGCAACTTGAATAAGATCGAAAATCTCGAAACACAGTGTCAGCGTCATTCCATGCTTGATGGGACCAAAAATTCTGGTCGGAAACTTGGTTTTTTTGAATTTTCCGAGAGAAGATCGTTTACAACAATGCGGAGCATCTGCTAGGATCATTGATGATGATCTGACATGTCGCACCGAGGTCCGGGATGAAGATCCGCCCTCCTCGTCGCGGTTCGCTCCACTTTCAAGGATGGTTCGGCACGCCATCACCTCCCCCGCGTGTGGGACCGCGCCTTGTCCTCTCATTCCTCGTTCGTCGCGCGATCGAGCTGCGATGAGTCACCCCGGTACCGTGACGTGTTGATCGTCGCGTGGCAATTCGATCGCTCTCACTTCCTTTTCCCTTTCGGTTCACTCTTTTCGTCTTGTTCTCTCATTCTCCGAGAGGAATCCATCCATGCGTTGCTGGTTCAACGCCGCGGAGACTCTCCGCGCCACGCCTGCCGGACGTACGGAACGTCGCGGGTTCACGCTGATCGAACTGTTGGTGGTCATCGCCATTATTGCGGTGTTGATCGCGTTGCTGCTGCCGGCGGTGCAGTCGGCTCGTGAAGCGGCGCGTCGCGCCCAGTGCATCAACAACCTCAAGCAGATGGGACTGGCGTTGTACAACTATGAGTCGGCCCAGGGCTGCTACCCGCCGGGGGTGATTATTCACAACAAGGCGACCGATCAGGCGTTTGGCTGCGCGGGTAACGGAGCGCAGCGGATGCACGGGTTTTTCACCCTGATCCTGCCCTACATGGAGGCCACCGCCCAGGCCAACGCGATCAACTTCAACTTCCCAGCCCGGCACGCGCCCGGCGTGACCTATTTTGGCCAGCTGCCCGGCTTGGTCAATTTGACGGCGCTGCGCACCGAGGTGGCGGCCTACCTCTGCCCATCAGACACCAAGCGGACCCCTGGCTCGGGCACCAACATTGCCGACCAACAGCAAAATGGTTACTCGCCTGGCTCCTACGCCATCAGCATCGGCACGCTGGACACGATCCGTTGGTGGTTCGGCTGTCCCAACTACATCGAGGCCGACGGGGCCTTTTCGCGTGACTTCCACTACCGAATCGCCGACATCGTGGACGGCACCAGCAACACCCTGTTTGTCGGCGAAGCCTCGCGTTACGTCAACGACGAACCCTTCTTCAACTTCTGGAGCGCGATGGCCTGGTTCGGCTCCCGCG encodes:
- a CDS encoding DUF1559 family PulG-like putative transporter, encoding MRCWFNAAETLRATPAGRTERRGFTLIELLVVIAIIAVLIALLLPAVQSAREAARRAQCINNLKQMGLALYNYESAQGCYPPGVIIHNKATDQAFGCAGNGAQRMHGFFTLILPYMEATAQANAINFNFPARHAPGVTYFGQLPGLVNLTALRTEVAAYLCPSDTKRTPGSGTNIADQQQNGYSPGSYAISIGTLDTIRWWFGCPNYIEADGAFSRDFHYRIADIVDGTSNTLFVGEASRYVNDEPFFNFWSAMAWFGSRAGNGTTRPQGFATTVPRPNANLAIPEPPGTLSPTGWIDAWLQDPVYQNAGQFGFRSQHPGVVNFLFGDGTVRPIKNSINILIYRQASTRNGREVISADAL
- a CDS encoding calcium-binding protein; translated protein: MAFSATLVGGVASFVGGPASETLVIDQQGGLLRHNRFSEGDLGFNSDFDFDSTLPGDQTLPAAPASTVSVDLGAGDDTLEIGTVTGRADLIGATINVVSAGAGIDNLVVDFSAAPAQTFTYATTGITTAAGFTLNNNAIFDGGILLIGSGNADTLTILSTFAGEEFIYNGFGGTDTVNIGSAGSAQTINAPVTLQNTLGFNNVTINNGADATGRTVGLNLVGGNVVVSGVAPANISMVEADTLDLTINLGSGADVVNVNTSVTFATTTINTGAGNDTINVAAALLGGGSINVINGGAGSDVLNVNAGGDTVEVIFTGPDSGLVTFGFFPTIEFTGIQEVNITNAAGLVVNGTPDDDEFLLRRFDATRLEFILNSAAPVRFLDSLDLIFNGLDGGDTATVDYVNGTLGIGRFTFNGGLGDDVLEVNYRNQDFSNITNVLQIFFNGGADFDTINLLSAGTSINAQTVVHNFTNANAGTIFIDGRGISYTGLDPIIDNLNAVNRQFIFNLQGDVTLGDNGVAGDNVSRISSVGLSETVDFVTPTGSLTVTLAPGFFFNDVTLNGLDSQFLATVPIEFVGAGDDIFTLADDTNIAWGTIANPEQGIVVSLQPSSDAAILTVGQGTANYGRFGQQVGIRGFRTFGGLFINGDTNASGDRDVVSVVGLSDMNAPAATGSPFNAFSQVAPMGISAVDEFFVTDSVVQVFNQGLGALIFVNLDPTTLAALYAAGGNETGPLGDLFIPTFSPNGVDIYLDGMNPADPARPGDRLQFNGPAFDLYTDPVLGPPNYAVREVNPLTLLPIMGQGQISWTRMETIGITTDVINVLGDRGGVNPAGNPAAGGVDEADIVQIDGFNPDLPQDPRPNSSRAFFVRINDLNRQLPAIQVDLNFLGFFNPQAQRRLNIRTGTLNDRISVAPFASQISTWDIDVRVNGGTGVNRLAYSGVDQIANQLVLEANAFESRRGRIFDAGTLTNTLGTLFFQNIDKVNINANPNDGDTLRIVTTGQDDVVEVRYSPSSSVGDFSALNGAVSDDIRIVGRFDVVIDDGNGLTPGPVANGFTSVTLDTGAGNDRIRFDLQGTGPNVVIQAGAGNDVIEVVGNAGNDSYDFAPGADNESGLLVIGGTDTASVAFSGINRIDINGGNGGDDTLTVRGNGASNSFWVHDNTARVDQFALIRVRDFGVGAGSAITLLGLGGNDVFAVEPSSMRVGVTDLPDANVIATVDPNSAAIPTINVNGGAPNDGDILFIDGDGVPALVDDVFSLTATSITSGFITQNNGGRTNFSNLGDVRFNPLGGVNRLNLTGFGGNDTHRVTSLGTGRAAISSSLGGLLVSGGAFNSLGLTPGAGRDSVVIEGTNAADTITGAGTSVSLNDATIDLNGTFESLTADGGAGNDTIDFSDFTLQGATLLGGAGNDSLTGTTFGDVIDGGDGDDLIIGGAGNDLLLGGVGNDTFVINAGDSGADTIVGGDGVDAAVINGTNANDTFVLGANAAIGSPGLGAQFRLAVAGASVEGDLEHVSLVGGLGNDSYIVNDLSTTNLRLVDLDGGAGTDSYQVSGTVGADDIGVARPNAAGPVLIQGLSATVRVFGPTIDETLTVLGGAGDDRIVSDAEVSRNLRVVLNGGEGNDTLGAGNSAINPLPAGTPGLVLIGGPGNDLLRGSDLNDTIFGGAGNNNPVEDGNNTIEGNGGDDSLVGGAGDDTITGGAGNDLIQGGAGTDLLDGEAGNDTLWGGLIGVTSDLTDDTLIGGPGNDQLHGTSGNNLIQGDAGNDLVRGVAGNNTIRGGGGDDTLLGGQGADVITGEEGDDLILGDADFDIATLTIVPATIGSGDFLDGGAGNDRIVGELGDDTILGGLGDDLLGEQFVPDFDAGFVTEPGNDFIRGGEGSDAIYAGAGDDRAFGDGGDDFVDGGAGNDTLWGGDGVSLFFDSDTLCGGEGNDLLFGESGDDVLFGRAGDDTLYGGAGQDYLFGGEGDDFLFGEAGNDTLVGGDGNDVISGGDGNDIAFGGAGDDTIFGNAGNDTLQGGDGNDWLIGGDTFNLVHRPRDRSIPFDGDDVLLGEDGFDNLDGGTGNNIMDAGRDNFREVVTAHIGNNIVFNRQLRIPAPTKHRPNRTRLIVDDVAALPNRGSGARVIHNSDLIAIAEPIEPDCVPGVVPPVLEVAAQRAQIRDLVRRRPTLPQLNLEDLDPRFRGAARQSNPGRRRG